In the genome of Aedes aegypti strain LVP_AGWG chromosome 2, AaegL5.0 Primary Assembly, whole genome shotgun sequence, the window CATTACCTTAAAACAATGCAATTTAGTGTCACAATATTGAGCCCCGCAAACAAAACCAACGCAGCAGCAAAGTAAAGCTGCTGCGTCACCGCCAGTAGTGTATGGGAAGGGGAACTGATGATGGATGTTAATATATTCAATTCCATCTAATACGGTAATTACCCCGACGATAACGCCAACTGCGAGAACCGTCGCCGTGCTAAATCGTTGGCGACGCGACACAGCCTGCACATTGCCTAGCGCTGCTTGCAATCGAGTGTGATGTAACTAATTCTGACCAGCGCAACGTGTAGGTTTATGACTCAAATTGAACTTTAGAATCGAAACCTGTTTCGGCGCAGACATCCGCCGACCGGTAGTCTACTGGACGCTCAGTAGATGATAGATGAAACAAGTGGATTAGGTAGTTGTTGTAACTGGCGGAACTAAAATGTGCGTTTCCTCGCATTGATCGGGTGTGctgacaacaacaacaacaagtgGATTTGTTCTGATTAATCATTTGATGCCCTTGCTTGGGAAGTTTGCGGTTCTAAAGGTTCTAGATCATTCTGCACGCTGCTGATACGCATCGTTGAGCGATTCAATTTCCATATGCAGTAAGGCCGAAGGGGTGTTATTTGATCCACAGCAACTTGTTACACTGCAGTATCCGCTTCATTGAGCGGCAAATGAGAAAAAAAGGTTAACCGCAACTGCATGTCAACTTGAGCGATTCTGGTTTCAATTTGGCTAATTGTAGGAAAAGTTCGCGATAGTGCACTAAACACAGGCAGCCGCTAATCATCGGACGGAATGTGACAAATATATAAAACATGGAAACCCTACAAATGGCTACGTAGAATGAAATATGAGCTACAAAACGGAACTGTGCCCTACTGTATCGGTGTGTGAGGTAGCTGCGATGTaattggattgtttttttttcaatgaaacttGCGTTGATAAACAGTTGGGGTAGGTCAGTGCTTGCTAAACTGTaaagcaaaactttttcaaGCAAAAAGTCGCTCGAAATCATACTAGAAGTGTAACACTCAATCTTTCACATACCTTCAGGAAAACTCCCAACACCGCTAGCCCATCGGGCTGCCCGGCGGCTTCGGCGAAGCTCTTGTACTTGGTCTGGTTCCAGTGAACCAGGTGCAGCTCGCCTGCGAAAGACTCTCCGTCCACGGTGTGCTCCGAGCCCCGACGGTCCGAGCAGCCCCAGTGAGCGTGGAACTGTTCCAGGATGAAGATTTCATCGTTCAGCGGTCCCCCCGTCAGCTGGGATCCTTTGCCGTTAACGTCCACCCGCCAGCAGTAGCCCGGATTGACCAGGCTGCGTGTGTTTTCCGGAATGTACGTCCAGCGCAGCGGGTTCTGCTTCAGATCGCTCGACTGCTGGGTCTTGTCTGTGACAATATCAATCGGTGACTGGCGCTGGCCGGCGGCCTGTGGGTACATTTCCGGCCAGACATGTGGTCCTGAGAGCGGGGAAGAGAAGAGTCAAAACGTTATGGATTAGTCTCATGATGTAGATAATTGTTGTGTTGTGGTTGGAATTGCATATTGTCTCTAGGCTTAGTCGTGCCAGCCAATCACTTTTACCTTCGATGCTGGCGTCGCCTGGACCACATGGCTACGAACGTGTTTGTTGATTATGTGGTCAATGTTGTTGCTCAGATGATCATTTTTCAATTGTTCATAACCAGAGTTTGATTCCTGTTGTATTCATTCGAGATTGGGCAGCATGAtgaatacagtcaactttccataactcgatattgaagggaccttcGAGATACAGAGGTATctagttacagaacacaaaaccagtgcaactgcggtCCAACGTTTACTATAGGGtatcccagaaagtatggagACAACTTTCAAACATATATTCTTGGGGAATTTTAACTGCTTGTGCAAATTTGGTTTGAGAAAATAACCTTTtacgttgaaatttttgattttagaatatcaattcttatctagccagcacagaccctacttttgtgttttgttgaaacttaactagtaatttttgttttttttttttcaaatattttcgatGTGGTGggttcaagtacattgtatctaAGATGTCCCAcaactatttttgtttacaattttatttggctttcctagaaaacatttgacaaaatggtaaaattctaaaaatacaCTAGTTTTTCCCTCTAAATAAGATAACTTCATGAAATCATGACATTTAAGTTATTttcaatatgaataaaaataattcatatcGGATTTACTTATGTCGAGTATCTATACTTTTGAACAGGCAAcacaaattttagatttttttttatgttttgacgAGTTTAGGAATTGTTTTTGATTCTTTTTAATTAGCTAAAATCGGATTTAttgtttctattgaaatttcATATACTTAAGTTTATGGTTTCCATTGAAATTACCAATAGTCTGATTATTTATCGTATCAGCAatgataaatatatatatatatatatatatatatatatatatatatatatatatatatatatatatatatatatatatatatatatatatatatatatatatatatatatatatatatatatatatatatatatatatatatatatatatatatatatatatatatatatatatatatatatatatatatatatattttagatTTTATTCTACGTATTTAATAACCGAGCAtaaatttcgtacaacaaagtcgctcggatataacgcgatttgtgcaaaactgataagaaaAGCTTCTAGAAATGTAACAGCatcaataaggctgatacaaatattaaatttcttttatgtccgagaccacttggaaggtacgaggggggggataaaaataaataaggaacaaaaaaataaaaataaaaaaaaagtatttttttcgaatttttatttttaacgataattgttgaacttttttcaaacgttctctggatcattattttacttgttttttactttaaaaattgaaaaaacctaactgatgtcaaaaaaattatgaatctttttttttctccccttcaaaattttcggatttttgaaggggggggtgacataaaagaaaattaatatttgtatcagcctaaacaGGTTGCgaaaaaaagctcaaaattATAAATCTGCTCTTCATAAGTGCATGAAGAAAATGTGTGGAAATCAGATTTCTATTTACACTAGTCTTGAAATGGCGGTATGTCAAAGTAGTGTCCATACTTTTTGGGACATCCTATATGGTTCTCTTacacgatatcgagatacgtaATTTCGAGTAAGttagagttgactgtatatgaaAAAAGGTTGGAAAACAAGTTTCCCGCATAGCATATGATCTGGCCCTAAAAGCCACTGGTAATCAATACGTTAtacgttatttaacaatgctaACATGAAAAGAAGATCCTTCTGTATCTCCAAGTGGTGATAGTTTTATTTTGGtttattcatttgcttagaaaacAATGAGCTACCAAtggtttttagggcgagatcataagtttcGCAAGATTTGTCCTTTCGATCTTCCATCCTTTCGACGTTTACATATAGATGTacatatagattagttaaaaatagatttgtATCGGAAAAGAagatacagatcaactgattccggcacaaaagtggccacaagcacggagtgccttaaaaaaaaattgggcttTGTGATTCATATTTTTGCATCAATGCTAGAAAGTATACgcatttttttaggaaatttttggCAGAGTTTGAGCAaactttgtgttttttttccaaaatgttagtgcaaaactctttttttagaaattacatttttatgTTCATATTATCTGCAGAATTAATGGTAGGCATGAATCTCAGGTAGTGTCATACATAAGGCCtgtactaaaaaaaaataaccatttctatccatgtgtaacttttttgtccgtgggtaaaaattgataaatatctGGGTATAACTTGAATGAAGTGTATTGTTtccatgtgcaaaatttaacataataaatttattgtGTCGCCAGCACTAAATTGAAGTTCGGAAGTCCAGACTTCCGACTTCCGAATTTACTTCCGAAGTTTTTTGACACTTGAACTTGGCAGTTACGTTATGATGAGAATAAACTTGTTTTGGTTAGCAGAAAAGGGAAGTGAAGTCCGATTACAGTGCGCCGCCAAGAGGCCAACGAATAAAACGGAATCTAAAGAAAAACAGCAAAAGCAGGTGATTGAGATACTCAGTGGCAGAATGAGGGAATGGCTGGTGGAACTTTACCGCCGTGAACCTGTCCTGTTCATTGGAGAAGCAAGCCAAAAGATCCACAGAAGATTTTTCACAACCATGAACTAATCTATGATTatgtcacgctgcaacttccagcgggaagaaaacctttactgcgggccgtgtttacaaaaaatgaacgatttcgctGCGCATTCATGCACtcaatgttcatccggtgaacacttcttcactggatgttggttcggatgtcattttatgtaaacacggcccgcatttagagcggaAAAGTAAAAGAAAATCGgcaataaaagaagaccgtggataagtccattagTGTGTCATCCTGCACGAtgcttttgttttgatttgctaAGTGCAGTGTTGCAAGATCATATGATTTGAACAGAAAATAATATCGGTAGTTGCCAGTTTGCCAGCGACTTTACGACAATTTTTGTCTAAATGCACAATAACAACCGGTTCAGTAATGGCATCGAAACAAGAAGGAATtcgccggagaattttgcgCGTTGTCATGGAAAATCCGACTGCGACCATGAGATGGATCGGAAGATAACTGGGCTCCCATACAACTGTCTCTTGGGTGGGAAAATCTTTTAAGGAGTCCCAGACGACCGAGTGGCGTGCTGGAAGTGGAAGAAAATCGAAGACAGCTGATCCTGTGAAGTTGTTGgattatttcaaacataatcCAAACCTTTCGACGCGGCTCTGAAGGCCAAGTATTACGCCTGTGGTTCGTTCAGCAAATCATGAAACGAACTGGGCTTCGTGTATTCAATGTCCGGAAGGCACCGAACCGGCGTGATCAacaaaacacggtggccaaatccCGTGCAAGGAAGCTGTAGCAGATACCGGGGCTAGAGTTCTACGTTGCCAAATGACGGTTTGATGTTCCGGAAGACATTAAGAagaaaaaattgacaaattcGCCAAAAAATACTTGCTCTGGCAGGCCATTTGCCATTACAACGGGTACCATCAACAGTGAAATTTACCGCAccgagtgcctccagaagcgtgTGTTGCCCTTCCTGCGGACGGCGAGACATTATTTTGACCGGATCAGGCATCATGCCATTACGCGCGCTCGACGTTGGATTGGTACAGAAACAATAACattgtttttgtaccaaaaaccGCCAACCCCCGCCAAGTTTTTGGGCTATAATGAAGGCCAAAGTTCTTGAATCGTCAAAGGTGTTTAAAAACTAGCTGGATTTAAAGAAAGCATGGATGAAAGTGATCAAAAAGGTTGGCTCCACCATTGCACAAAATGTAATGAGGAGGTGCGGGCTTTCAGCGAAGTAAAGGACATTGAATGAAGTAATTATGCCAAAACATAATCCATATGTATTAGTTCATTCCCTGAAAGTTTCAAGGAAATCcgacttaaaataaatttttggcgAACACTACTGGCTGATGCATTTTCTGCGAGTATAGGCCTTAATCAAATTTTTAGCTCATGAAACCATGcattggaaatatttcaacgaggaaattgtaattttcggtcgaactttcattgcatggaacaaAACGAAGATaaaatggtcggtgttcagacagactggactgatattttggccttgtaaataatttttaaagactccataaaatctgttttttttttcgatgtttttttaCGAACGTTTCTATTAAATTGCTGAGTTTTATCGTTACAACAAGCCCTGATGAGCTGGTAGCGGTCGGACAGCATTAGTGACTTTAGCGACCAAAACGAACAAaatacccaggtaaccaatgaGCATTTGAATAAGTCGCACGGTGGACTATTTATTGCATTGAAACTGCTAATTGCCCTATCAAAGCATTTTGATAACTCAGCTGCCTTGAATGAGCATAAGTACTGCTGTTTAAAATCATTCTGCTGTTAATGGACATTTCAACTGCACGGGATGTTTTTGGATTGAAGCAATCAAAATGCTTTTTTATTGCCACACGATTGCTACATGTGAAGAGTACAGGTGATGTGTTACTTATTCACCAACATATCCCTTCTTGCTCTCTCGTTCAATGTTTCTATGGATCTATTTTGACTCGCACTCACGCATGATATCGTAAGGAACCGTCAATGCCTGCGCTGAAAAGTAAAATATTTCTCTCCTTCTCTCACTCGAACACAAACCAGCAGTTTTGGAATGATGATTGTTCTGTTGGACTCAGTCAGTAAAGATGAATAAATAATATAGGGTATCGGCCAGCAAAAataaatcttgctggtcttcTGCAATGAATTATATGGCATTCATGAATGCCTATCGTTGATGATCTCACACAGAAATCAAATGTAATCACATACCTTAAAATGCGCATTAAGCCAATGTTTCTCATCGAACGTCCTGTAGCACATCCTGAAGCGCGAAGGAACAACCTTAACATTTCCTGCTAACATCTTTTGGATTAAATGTTCGGATCCCAGTTATAAATTAGGAAGCAAAAATCTGCATAGCATCCACGTTGGTGTGTGGAAGAGTGAGAAAGTAGAAAAacctatttttgttttgctcttcaGCGAGGCGTTACGCTTATTTTGACAGTAAGATGAAATGTTTCTGAAGGTGTAGCATTGAAGCAGCCCtgtatttcgccaaaacctgcttTTGCGCTGCACTACCAGCAGCTATATGTCCTCTGAGCATATAATGCCTTGCTTTTTAGATGAATATAATGCTTGATAAGTGCTGTTACAAATGCTtcttggttacttgggtagtgacCTAAAACTGGATTCAAAACTAATAAtattaatcataaaaataacGAGAAATAAAAATACGTTCTATGGATTTAGAATGCAGAGAACTGCAGTAATTCGAAATATTTCTCAACAGTTATCTGTCTGGAATATGACCTGAAGGTCGTATATGGTCAAAAAGATGACGCATTGGATATTTCACTTCTTATATATTACGAGTCAAATATTAACTTGGTATAGGTACCATTTTATGTTTCTGATCTCAAATTCGTAATAGAACAGCCACTCATATCACTATTTCTTAATTATTATTGTCTAACAATGTTCAAGCACTCATTATAGGAACATGTTTTTTGTACAGAAATAGTTGACTAAAATCGTGTAAAAACAACATCAAGGGTTaatcagtaaaaaaaatacatggttTATTTGTTGGAATTTCTGCAATAATATCTAGCAAAATTAATAATCGCTTACGAAGT includes:
- the LOC5565700 gene encoding carbonic anhydrase, with the protein product MSTSWGYTELNGPHVWPEMYPQAAGQRQSPIDIVTDKTQQSSDLKQNPLRWTYIPENTRSLVNPGYCWRVDVNGKGSQLTGGPLNDEIFILEQFHAHWGCSDRRGSEHTVDGESFAGELHLVHWNQTKYKSFAEAAGQPDGLAVLGVFLKVGRPHPELDTIAKLLPFITHKGDKVTINKPMDPANLLPATKAYWTYHGSLTTPPCSESVTWILFKEPIEVSHDQLELFREMRCYDAREDCPCDDSLHKTFEYGKVVNNYRPPLELGNRELREFGGH